The Deinococcus koreensis genome window below encodes:
- a CDS encoding branched-chain amino acid ABC transporter permease produces MKLGRMKPGNWGWAALFLVAALFPLLRPSGYLLDIGINIMIWAMVAYGLNVILGYTGQLSLAHAGFFGIGAYTVGILTLKAGWSFWLAWPVGVALCAGLGLLLGLVAFRTKGDAFAIFTLGVGVIIMLVINKWDDLTGGNEGLNGVAPPAGLEALSAGLGLKLSGGFYYLALISLALTVLVAARARLSVFGRSLIAVRGSEDLARSAGIDVYTHKLRAMMLSTAIAGFAGGLYAVYVGFLGSAVTGPVTTFTVLLYLLVGGLGTLAGPLVGTALMYVLTQLLQGLADYRYIVFGPLLVLLVMFAPHGLSGLWDRLRARRAVNAKAAAHD; encoded by the coding sequence ATGAAGTTGGGGCGCATGAAACCGGGCAACTGGGGCTGGGCCGCGCTGTTTCTCGTGGCCGCGCTCTTTCCGCTGCTGCGGCCCTCGGGCTATCTGCTCGACATCGGCATCAACATCATGATCTGGGCGATGGTCGCCTACGGCCTGAACGTGATCCTGGGGTACACCGGGCAGCTTTCGCTGGCGCACGCGGGCTTCTTCGGCATCGGGGCGTACACGGTGGGCATCCTGACCCTGAAAGCCGGCTGGAGCTTCTGGCTGGCCTGGCCGGTGGGGGTGGCGCTGTGCGCGGGGCTGGGGCTGCTGCTGGGGCTGGTGGCCTTCCGCACCAAGGGGGACGCCTTCGCCATCTTCACGCTGGGGGTCGGCGTGATCATCATGCTGGTCATCAACAAGTGGGACGACCTGACCGGCGGCAACGAGGGCCTCAACGGCGTGGCGCCGCCCGCGGGCCTGGAGGCGCTCTCCGCGGGGCTGGGGCTCAAGCTGTCCGGGGGCTTCTACTACCTGGCGCTGATCTCGCTGGCGCTGACCGTGCTGGTGGCCGCCCGCGCCCGCCTGAGCGTGTTCGGGCGCTCCCTGATCGCCGTGCGCGGCAGCGAGGATCTGGCGCGCAGCGCGGGCATCGACGTCTACACCCACAAGCTGCGGGCCATGATGCTCTCGACCGCCATCGCGGGCTTCGCGGGGGGGCTCTACGCCGTGTACGTGGGCTTCCTGGGTTCGGCGGTGACCGGGCCGGTGACCACCTTCACGGTGCTGCTGTACCTGTTGGTGGGCGGCCTGGGCACGCTGGCCGGCCCGCTGGTCGGCACCGCGCTCATGTATGTCCTCACGCAGCTCCTGCAGGGTCTGGCCGATTACCGCTACATCGTGTTCGGGCCCCTGCTGGTGCTGCTGGTGATGTTCGCGCCGCACGGGCTCTCGGGCCTGTGGGATCGCCTGCGCGCCCGCCGCGCCGTGAACGCCAAGGCGGCCGCCCATGACTGA
- a CDS encoding branched-chain amino acid ABC transporter permease — translation MTTFLQQLFNALALGGVYALVALGLTLVYGVMRVPNFAHGGLYMLGAYFTYAALTGLGLGYVPALLLSALGVAILAAGLERLIFYPLRNAPHVHPMIAAIGVLFFLEAAVQLVWGPDFKQIPEPVPGILNLGGVIVTWQRLIVIAASVVAMLGLNYFLKRTLTGTTIEAMSQNREGARLVGIDTNRVGMLTFAISGALAAIGASLIAPINAVAPSMGEVMNLKVFAIIILGGMGSVPGAIVGGFLLALTEVFGGFYISLDFADVIGFAMLVLVLALKPAGLFRKGA, via the coding sequence TTGACCACCTTCTTGCAACAACTCTTCAACGCGCTGGCCCTGGGCGGCGTGTACGCCCTGGTCGCGCTGGGCCTGACGCTGGTCTACGGCGTGATGCGCGTGCCCAACTTCGCACACGGCGGCCTGTACATGCTCGGCGCGTACTTCACCTACGCCGCCCTGACCGGCCTGGGCCTGGGCTACGTGCCCGCGCTGCTGCTCTCGGCGCTGGGGGTGGCGATCCTGGCGGCGGGCCTGGAGCGCCTGATCTTCTACCCGCTGCGCAACGCCCCGCACGTGCATCCCATGATCGCCGCGATCGGCGTGCTGTTCTTCCTGGAGGCAGCGGTGCAGCTGGTCTGGGGGCCGGATTTCAAGCAGATTCCCGAGCCGGTGCCCGGCATCCTGAACCTGGGCGGCGTGATCGTGACCTGGCAGAGATTGATCGTGATCGCGGCGAGCGTGGTCGCCATGCTGGGCCTGAACTACTTTTTAAAGCGCACGCTGACCGGCACCACCATCGAGGCCATGAGCCAGAACCGCGAGGGCGCGCGGCTGGTCGGCATCGACACCAACCGGGTCGGAATGCTCACCTTCGCCATCTCCGGGGCGCTGGCGGCCATCGGGGCGTCGCTGATCGCGCCCATCAACGCGGTGGCGCCCTCCATGGGCGAGGTGATGAACCTCAAGGTCTTCGCCATCATCATCCTGGGGGGCATGGGCTCGGTGCCGGGCGCCATCGTGGGCGGCTTCCTGCTGGCCCTGACCGAGGTCTTCGGGGGCTTCTACATCTCGCTGGATTTCGCTGATGTGATCGGCTTCGCCATGCTGGTGCTGGTGCTGGCCCTGAAACCGGCCGGGCTCTTCAGGAAGGGCGCATGA